One genomic segment of Bacteroidota bacterium includes these proteins:
- a CDS encoding T9SS type A sorting domain-containing protein — protein sequence MMLNTTSRCLIAGMKCMPVVRAALMCAFAMLLLSAGAYAQTPPAGTPGSAANMEIDANYFSGVTFTGAAFLSGNDWSQGPTGSALLLQSGGHSVLGLNNATNSLWFRDANWGTGDDPTQYKGGQKNDQAIDSSSTHWVVTDTTAGGGSPQKNDITNCYISTQIDGATGHRWVVAGFETRATNGVSFAGLELDQKGMFVDRRVPGSNKITGRATGAGTAGGRVAGTLDINNHLVGGDILLIVDYTNGGTRPIVSVREWSTNGGGSWSLIADSLSAGKGFTTTNTANIPAVAPGQGVSPQGNLTDSTIALQFVEFGLDLTGLNLLPLDPCNPLATALFQTRSSASFTSSLMDFALGMFAVIPPAVGNAGPDQSVCQAGDVATFTLAGSAMNGIPLWSVLSGRVAIADPSSLTTTITDTGTGTAMLLLTVTSTQGCGILKDTVVFNVNPNPAVSVNSPSVCASALPSTLTATPSGGTGSMAFHWSTGATTSTISTSTAGTYSVTVTDTKGCTGTGSGTLTVNPNPTVSVGNAEVCASTLPATLTATPAGGTGAATFAWSTGATTSTISTSAAGTYSVTVTDTKGCTGSGSGILTVDPNPAVSVNSPEVCASSLPATLTATPSGGTGSKTFAWSTGATTSTIGTSTAGTYSVTVTDTKGCTGSGSGTLTVNPNPTVSVNSPEVCASGLPSTLTATPSGGTGAATFAWSTGATTSTISRSAAGTYSVTVTDSKGCTGSGSGTLTVNPNPTVSVNSPEVCASTLPATLTATPAGGTGASAFAWSTGATTSTISTSTAGTYSVTVTDTKGCTGSSSGTLTVDPNPTVSVNSPEVCASALPTTLTATPSGGTGAKAFAWSTGATTSTISTSTAGTYSVTVTDAKGCTGSGSGTLTVNNNLTVSVNSPEVCSGNSSTLTATVNGGAPGYTYSWSTGATTSTISTTTAGTYSVTATDTKGCTGSGSGTLTVNPNPTVSVNSPEVCASTVPATLTATPSGGTGSKTFAWSTGATTSTISTSTAGTYSVTVTDTKGCTGSGTGTLTVDPNPAVSVNSPEVCASGLPSTLTATPSGGTGSKTFAWSTGATTSTISTSTAGTYSVTVTDTKGCTGSSTGTLTVNPNPTVSVNSPEVCASTLPATLTATPAGGTGSKTFAWSTGATTSTISTSTAGSYSVTVTDAKGCTGTATGTLTVDPNPTVSVNSPEVCASALPSTLTATPSGGTGAAAFAWSTGATTSTISTSTAGTYSVTVTDTKGCTGSGTGTLTINPNPTVSVNSPGVCASTLPATLTATPSGGTGSKTFAWSTGATTSTISTSTAGTYSVTVTDAKGCTGSGTGTLTINPNPTVSVNSPEVCSSTLPATLTATPAGGTGAATFAWSTGATTSTISRSTAGTYSVTVTDAKGCTGSGSGTLTVDPNPTVSVNSPSVCASGLPSTLTATPSGGTGAATFAWSTGETTSTISTSTAGTYSVTVTDTKGCTGSGTGTLTINPNPTVTVGGVEACASALPAHLTATPAGGTGSKTFAWSTGATTSTIATSTAGTYSVTITDSKGCTGSGSGALAVDPNPTVSVGGVEVCAGSLPSTLTATPSGGTGAVTFSWSTGATTSTISTSTAGTYTVTVTDTKGCTGSGSGRLTVDPNPTVSVNSPRVCEAALPGILTATPGSGTGSSTFAWSTGATTSTISVSTGGTYSVTVTDTKGCTGSGTGTLTVRTDCGGHIFPTQTTCSDFTSGNAVRLPSLCYKPQDGKVGSSTPGVIFYYTQVTAPGASFCVDVMQTKACSAFNILRIQNGNQIYIYSDGCQNLRQGNEPSPGQGHVCITGATPGAHYIISVKFSVKSMQGASYSGAPPTCQYNFISSVNGTPVDETADSVSAIPGCSAVTALGKSGIGEASEMTLATPAQYALHANFPNPFNPTTQIRFDLPEASTVRLSVFNILGQEVARLVDGAMGAGYQSVEWNTSNLQGVALPSGMYMYRLQATSTTTGREFHDVMKMLLMK from the coding sequence ATGATGCTCAATACAACGTCACGCTGTCTGATCGCCGGGATGAAGTGCATGCCCGTTGTCCGCGCCGCGCTCATGTGCGCGTTTGCCATGCTTCTGTTGTCGGCCGGCGCCTACGCGCAGACGCCTCCGGCCGGTACGCCGGGAAGCGCGGCCAACATGGAAATCGACGCCAACTATTTTTCGGGCGTCACCTTTACCGGGGCAGCGTTTCTCTCCGGCAACGACTGGTCTCAGGGTCCGACCGGGAGCGCGCTTCTGCTCCAATCGGGCGGCCACTCCGTCCTTGGCCTGAATAACGCCACGAACAGTTTGTGGTTTCGCGACGCGAACTGGGGCACGGGAGACGATCCGACGCAGTACAAGGGCGGCCAGAAGAACGATCAGGCCATCGACTCCTCAAGCACCCATTGGGTCGTCACCGACACGACGGCCGGCGGAGGAAGCCCGCAGAAGAACGATATCACGAACTGCTATATCAGCACGCAGATCGACGGAGCGACGGGCCACCGCTGGGTGGTGGCGGGATTTGAGACGCGCGCCACGAACGGTGTGAGTTTCGCGGGACTTGAATTGGACCAGAAAGGAATGTTCGTGGACAGGCGCGTGCCGGGAAGCAATAAGATCACCGGCAGAGCGACCGGCGCGGGAACCGCGGGCGGGCGCGTGGCGGGCACACTCGACATCAACAACCACCTGGTCGGCGGCGATATTCTCTTGATCGTCGATTACACCAACGGCGGAACGCGGCCCATCGTCAGCGTCCGCGAGTGGAGCACGAACGGCGGCGGATCGTGGAGCCTGATTGCCGATTCTCTTTCAGCGGGGAAGGGGTTCACCACGACCAACACCGCCAACATCCCGGCGGTCGCGCCGGGGCAGGGCGTTTCACCGCAGGGGAACCTGACCGATTCAACGATCGCGCTTCAGTTCGTCGAGTTCGGCCTCGATTTGACCGGATTGAACCTTCTGCCGCTCGATCCCTGCAACCCGCTGGCGACGGCGCTCTTCCAGACGCGGTCCTCCGCGTCGTTTACAAGTTCTTTGATGGATTTTGCGCTTGGCATGTTCGCCGTCATACCCCCGGCAGTGGGGAATGCGGGGCCCGATCAATCGGTCTGTCAGGCGGGAGATGTGGCGACCTTCACCCTCGCAGGGAGCGCGATGAACGGCATCCCCCTCTGGTCGGTGCTGAGCGGACGCGTGGCGATTGCAGACCCCAGCTCGTTGACCACGACGATCACCGATACCGGGACCGGGACGGCGATGCTTCTTCTCACGGTAACGAGCACACAGGGCTGCGGTATTTTGAAGGACACCGTGGTATTCAACGTGAACCCGAATCCCGCAGTTTCGGTCAATAGTCCCTCGGTGTGCGCAAGCGCGTTGCCCTCAACGCTGACTGCGACCCCTTCGGGCGGAACCGGCTCAATGGCGTTCCACTGGAGCACCGGCGCAACGACCTCGACGATCAGCACGAGCACCGCGGGCACCTACAGCGTGACGGTGACGGATACGAAGGGATGCACCGGCACGGGCTCGGGCACGCTTACGGTCAATCCGAACCCGACTGTTTCGGTCGGTAACGCTGAGGTCTGCGCGAGCACGCTTCCTGCGACGCTGACCGCAACACCGGCGGGCGGAACAGGAGCCGCGACCTTCGCGTGGAGCACCGGCGCGACGACATCGACGATCAGCACAAGCGCCGCCGGAACCTATAGTGTGACGGTGACGGATACCAAGGGCTGCACGGGCTCCGGCTCGGGCATTCTGACGGTCGATCCGAACCCCGCGGTTTCTGTCAATAGCCCGGAGGTCTGCGCCAGCAGCCTGCCTGCAACATTGACCGCGACGCCCTCCGGCGGAACCGGCTCGAAGACGTTCGCATGGAGCACGGGCGCGACGACCTCGACGATCGGCACGAGCACGGCAGGCACCTACAGCGTGACGGTGACCGATACGAAGGGCTGCACGGGCTCCGGCTCGGGCACGCTCACGGTCAATCCGAACCCGACGGTGAGCGTCAACAGTCCGGAAGTCTGCGCGAGCGGTCTGCCTTCGACCCTGACAGCAACGCCGTCGGGCGGAACGGGCGCTGCGACTTTTGCATGGAGCACAGGCGCGACGACCTCGACGATCAGCAGGAGCGCCGCTGGGACATATTCAGTGACTGTGACCGATTCGAAGGGCTGCACGGGCTCCGGCTCGGGCACGCTCACGGTCAACCCGAATCCGACGGTGAGCGTCAACAGTCCGGAAGTCTGCGCGAGCACGCTTCCGGCAACATTGACGGCGACACCCGCGGGCGGAACAGGCGCTTCGGCCTTTGCGTGGAGCACGGGCGCTACGACCTCGACGATCAGCACAAGCACCGCCGGGACCTATAGCGTGACGGTGACAGACACCAAGGGCTGCACGGGCTCGAGCTCGGGCACTCTGACCGTCGATCCCAATCCGACGGTTTCGGTGAACAGCCCCGAAGTCTGCGCAAGCGCTCTACCGACGACGCTCACCGCGACGCCTTCGGGCGGAACGGGTGCGAAGGCGTTTGCATGGAGCACCGGCGCGACGACCTCGACGATCAGCACAAGCACCGCCGGAACATATTCAGTGACCGTGACCGATGCGAAGGGTTGCACGGGCTCCGGCTCAGGGACGCTGACGGTCAACAACAATCTTACCGTCTCAGTCAATAGCCCCGAAGTCTGCTCCGGGAATTCGAGCACGCTCACGGCGACCGTCAACGGAGGAGCGCCAGGCTACACGTACTCGTGGAGCACGGGCGCGACGACCTCGACCATCAGCACGACCACTGCAGGAACATATTCGGTAACTGCGACCGATACGAAGGGCTGCACGGGCTCCGGCTCGGGCACGCTGACGGTCAATCCGAATCCGACGGTATCGGTCAACAGCCCCGAGGTGTGCGCAAGCACAGTACCGGCGACCTTGACGGCGACACCGTCCGGCGGAACAGGATCGAAGACGTTCGCATGGAGCACCGGTGCGACCACTTCGACCATCAGCACGAGCACAGCCGGAACCTACAGCGTGACCGTAACCGATACGAAGGGTTGCACCGGCTCGGGCACGGGTACACTGACGGTCGATCCGAATCCGGCAGTCTCGGTCAACAGCCCCGAAGTCTGCGCAAGCGGTCTGCCCTCGACCCTTACCGCAACGCCCTCCGGGGGGACCGGCTCGAAGACGTTCGCCTGGAGCACGGGCGCGACGACCTCGACCATCAGCACGAGCACCGCTGGAACCTACAGCGTGACCGTGACCGATACGAAGGGTTGCACGGGCTCGTCCACGGGTACGCTGACAGTCAATCCGAATCCGACGGTATCGGTCAACAGTCCCGAGGTGTGCGCAAGCACATTGCCGGCGACGTTGACGGCGACACCGGCCGGGGGAACAGGTTCGAAGACGTTCGCATGGAGCACAGGCGCGACGACCTCGACGATCAGCACGAGCACCGCCGGAAGCTACAGCGTGACCGTAACCGATGCGAAGGGTTGCACGGGGACGGCCACGGGTACGCTCACCGTCGATCCGAATCCGACTGTCTCTGTCAACAGCCCTGAAGTCTGCGCGAGCGCGCTTCCGTCGACATTGACGGCCACGCCTTCCGGCGGGACCGGCGCTGCGGCGTTTGCCTGGAGCACGGGCGCGACGACCTCGACGATCAGCACCAGCACGGCAGGAACCTACAGCGTCACCGTGACCGATACGAAGGGCTGCACGGGGTCAGGCACGGGCACGCTCACGATCAATCCGAATCCCACGGTTTCTGTCAACAGTCCCGGCGTGTGCGCAAGCACGCTTCCGGCGACATTGACGGCCACGCCTTCCGGAGGGACCGGCTCGAAGACATTCGCGTGGAGCACGGGCGCGACAACATCGACCATCAGCACGAGCACCGCCGGTACCTACAGCGTGACCGTGACCGATGCGAAGGGCTGCACGGGCTCGGGCACGGGTACGCTCACGATCAATCCGAATCCGACGGTGAGTGTCAACAGTCCTGAGGTCTGCTCAAGCACGCTTCCCGCCACGTTGACGGCGACACCGGCCGGCGGGACCGGCGCTGCGACCTTTGCATGGAGCACAGGCGCGACGACTTCGACGATCAGCAGGAGCACCGCCGGGACCTATAGCGTGACAGTGACCGATGCGAAGGGCTGCACGGGCTCCGGCTCGGGCACTCTGACCGTCGATCCCAATCCGACGGTTTCCGTCAACAGCCCCTCGGTATGCGCAAGCGGTCTCCCATCCACCCTCACCGCGACGCCATCCGGCGGGACGGGCGCCGCGACGTTTGCATGGAGCACAGGGGAGACGACCTCGACCATCAGCACGAGCACGGCCGGGACCTATAGCGTGACTGTGACCGACACGAAGGGTTGCACGGGCTCGGGCACGGGTACGCTGACGATCAATCCGAATCCGACGGTGACGGTGGGTGGGGTCGAAGCGTGCGCGAGCGCGTTGCCGGCGCATCTGACTGCCACTCCTGCAGGCGGAACGGGATCCAAGACGTTCGCATGGAGCACGGGCGCGACGACTTCGACGATCGCTACGAGCACCGCGGGAACCTACAGTGTAACTATCACGGATTCGAAGGGTTGCACGGGCTCCGGTTCGGGAGCGCTCGCCGTCGATCCGAATCCGACAGTCTCGGTCGGTGGTGTGGAAGTCTGCGCCGGCTCGCTCCCGAGCACGCTGACCGCGACGCCTTCCGGCGGGACAGGTGCCGTTACTTTCTCATGGAGCACGGGCGCGACGACCTCGACCATCAGCACGAGCACGGCAGGCACGTATACCGTGACGGTGACCGATACGAAGGGCTGCACGGGCTCCGGCTCGGGCAGGCTGACGGTCGATCCGAATCCGACGGTGTCTGTGAACAGCCCCCGGGTGTGCGAGGCCGCACTGCCGGGAATTCTGACCGCGACTCCTGGGAGCGGGACGGGATCTTCGACGTTCGCATGGAGCACGGGAGCGACCACATCGACCATCAGCGTCAGCACCGGCGGAACCTACAGCGTCACTGTGACCGATACCAAGGGATGCACCGGTTCAGGCACGGGCACGCTCACAGTGAGGACCGATTGCGGTGGGCACATCTTCCCGACGCAGACGACCTGCAGCGACTTTACGAGCGGCAATGCGGTTCGACTGCCGTCGCTTTGCTACAAGCCGCAGGATGGAAAGGTCGGCTCTTCAACGCCTGGCGTGATCTTCTACTACACCCAGGTGACGGCTCCGGGTGCCAGCTTCTGCGTCGATGTGATGCAGACGAAGGCGTGCAGCGCGTTCAATATCCTCCGGATTCAGAACGGCAATCAGATCTACATCTACAGCGACGGTTGCCAGAATCTGCGCCAGGGGAACGAACCCTCGCCGGGCCAGGGACACGTCTGCATCACAGGCGCGACGCCGGGTGCGCACTACATCATCTCGGTGAAGTTCAGCGTGAAGTCGATGCAGGGGGCCAGCTACAGCGGCGCACCCCCGACCTGCCAGTACAACTTCATCAGCTCGGTGAACGGAACGCCGGTCGACGAGACCGCCGACAGCGTCTCCGCAATCCCCGGCTGTTCGGCGGTGACGGCGCTCGGGAAATCGGGGATCGGTGAAGCATCCGAAATGACACTTGCAACGCCGGCTCAGTATGCGCTCCACGCGAACTTTCCGAATCCGTTCAACCCGACGACGCAGATCAGGTTCGATCTGCCGGAAGCAAGCACGGTCCGGTTGAGCGTCTTTAACATCCTCGGCCAGGAAGTCGCGAGGCTGGTGGACGGAGCGATGGGCGCAGGATATCAGTCGGTCGAGTGGAACACCTCCAACCTTCAGGGGGTGGCGCTGCCTTCGGGGATGTACATGTACCGGCTGCAGGCGACCTCGACGACGACCGGAAGAGAGTTCCATGACGTCATGAAGATGCTGTTGATGAAGTAA